In the Acomys russatus chromosome 13, mAcoRus1.1, whole genome shotgun sequence genome, one interval contains:
- the LOC127197457 gene encoding acyl carrier protein, mitochondrial-like, with product MVARVLSSCVRRLPMAFALLPQLPTLALSRPLSTTFCPEGIHRRPGTLQSALALVQVPGRVTHLCRQYSDTPPLTLEGIKDRVLYVLKLYDKTDPEKLSVNSHLMKGLGLDSLDQVEIIMAMEDECGFEIPDMDAEKLMCPQEIVGYIADRKGVCE from the coding sequence ATGGTGGCTCGTGTCCTGTCCTCCTGTGTCCGCCGCCTGCCCATGGCCTTTGCGCTGCTACCGCAACTTCCCACTCTGGCTTTGTCCCGGCCGCTCAGCACCACTTTCTGTCCTGAGGGAATCCACAGGAGACCGGGAACTCTGCAGTCTGCCTTGGCCCTCGTGCAGGTGCCTGGAAGGGTCACACATTTGTGCCGCCAGTACAGTGACACACCCCCACTAACATTAGAGGGGATCAAAGATAGAGTTCTGTATGTCTTGAAACTCTACGACAAGACTGACCCGGAAAAGCTCTCAGTAAATTCCCACTTGATGAAGGGCCTGGGCTTAGACAGTTTGGACCAAGTGGAGATTATTATGGCCATGGAAGACGAATGTGGGTTTGAAATTCCTGATATGGATGCAGAGAAGTTAATGTGTCCACAAGAAATTGTAGGTTACATTGCAGATAGGAAGGGTGTGTGTGAATAA